One window of Anaerolineales bacterium genomic DNA carries:
- a CDS encoding isoprenylcysteine carboxylmethyltransferase family protein — translation MSEKQKDRPAINKYIHPPIVAIFYIIVALLLGQFIPALASMSQTMKNGGLGLTFIGFLFGVGAFIEFRKAHTTLDPHGSVKALVTDGIYRFTRNPIYLGFVLMVIGFPLAYGTLWGLVAAPFFAATMSRLVIEKEEAYLEKKFKGEYAGYKSRVRRWF, via the coding sequence ATGAGCGAAAAACAAAAAGATCGTCCCGCCATAAATAAATACATTCATCCACCCATCGTGGCGATCTTCTACATTATCGTCGCCTTGCTGCTGGGACAGTTCATCCCCGCTTTGGCAAGCATGTCGCAGACCATGAAGAACGGCGGATTGGGACTCACCTTTATCGGCTTTCTTTTTGGGGTGGGCGCGTTTATCGAATTCCGCAAAGCGCATACAACCCTCGACCCGCATGGTTCGGTCAAGGCGCTGGTGACCGACGGCATTTACCGCTTCACGCGCAATCCGATCTATCTTGGTTTTGTGCTGATGGTCATCGGATTTCCGCTTGCATATGGGACCCTGTGGGGTTTGGTCGCCGCGCCGTTTTTTGCCGCGACCATGAGTCGGCTCGTCATAGAGAAGGAAGAAGCCTACCTGGAGAAAAAATTCAAGGGGGAATATGCCGGCTACAAGTCCAGGGTGAGGCGGTGGTTTTAG
- a CDS encoding 2-oxo acid dehydrogenase subunit E2, translating to MATKVFVPRLGEGVDEVTVTKWLKQEGDSIKELEPLLEVNTDKVDTEIPAPATGTILKIITQEGIAAKVGELLAIIGQPGESVDSGQLAVGSNASAQKATATPVVQAQSQAINYQPTATNRDLGFISPVVAKIAAEHGVDLSQLSGTGLNGRITKNDVLAYVEGHKSKVEGRVPQAANLQPANMQPGTLIKHSTIRRQIAAHMVESKHTSPHVLTVMEADMSRIAKHRAANKAAFERDGVNLTFTAYFMMAIVAGLKAYPQTNSSWTDEGLLLHKNINLGMAVSLGEEGLIVPVIKNADNLSLLAMARSVNDLATRSRNKKLQPDEVKGGKFTLTNHGVSGSLFAFPVINQPQAGILGVGAMQKRVIVIDEAIAIRPMVYLSFVFDHRILDGASADWFLAKVKATLENWA from the coding sequence ATGGCAACCAAAGTATTTGTCCCAAGACTCGGCGAAGGCGTGGATGAAGTGACCGTCACAAAATGGCTCAAGCAGGAAGGTGACTCGATCAAGGAGTTGGAGCCGCTGCTCGAAGTGAATACTGACAAGGTGGATACGGAAATTCCCGCCCCTGCAACAGGAACAATTTTGAAAATCATCACACAAGAAGGGATTGCCGCGAAGGTGGGGGAATTGCTTGCGATCATCGGTCAGCCCGGGGAATCGGTTGACAGTGGACAGTTGGCGGTTGGTAGCAATGCATCAGCGCAAAAGGCTACTGCAACACCTGTTGTTCAAGCACAATCTCAAGCCATCAACTACCAACCAACAGCCACCAACCGAGATCTCGGTTTCATCTCCCCCGTCGTTGCAAAGATCGCCGCCGAGCATGGCGTGGACTTGTCCCAGCTCAGCGGCACGGGGCTGAACGGGCGGATCACGAAGAATGATGTGCTGGCTTATGTTGAAGGTCACAAGTCGAAGGTTGAAGGTCGAGTTCCACAAGCGGCGAACCTCCAACCTGCCAACATGCAACCTGGGACTCTCATCAAACACTCCACCATCCGCAGGCAGATCGCGGCGCACATGGTCGAGTCCAAGCACACCTCTCCGCATGTGTTGACCGTGATGGAAGCGGATATGAGCAGGATTGCCAAGCATCGCGCCGCAAACAAGGCGGCTTTTGAACGTGATGGAGTTAATCTCACCTTCACGGCGTATTTCATGATGGCGATCGTGGCGGGACTGAAAGCGTACCCGCAAACCAACTCATCATGGACGGATGAAGGTTTGCTTCTTCATAAAAATATCAATTTGGGTATGGCGGTATCCCTTGGCGAGGAAGGCTTGATCGTGCCTGTCATCAAGAATGCCGACAATTTATCTTTGCTGGCGATGGCTCGGTCAGTAAATGATCTGGCTACACGCTCACGAAACAAGAAACTCCAACCGGATGAGGTCAAAGGCGGCAAGTTCACGTTGACCAATCACGGCGTGAGCGGATCGCTCTTCGCCTTCCCTGTCATCAACCAGCCTCAGGCGGGGATCCTCGGAGTCGGCGCGATGCAGAAACGTGTTATTGTTATAGACGAAGCAATCGCGATTCGCCCGATGGTCTATCTGTCTTTCGTCTTCGATCACCGCATTCTCGACGGCGCATCTGCAGATTGGTTTTTGGCGAAGGTCAAAGCGACATTGGAGAATTGGGCATAA
- a CDS encoding dienelactone hydrolase family protein: protein MSTIQLRVNDRSVNAYLASPSNGGQGVLVLPSWWGLKPFFKEICDQLAEHGYTALAPDYYDGRVAKTIDEAKELQGSTEGTNPELIGDIVRAAKEHLVSLTKNKIGVIGFSMGTWWSLVMAESDPNISAIVLFYGTGDVEFSTVKAKVLGHYAETDEWESLDNVRGMEQAMKNAGIDVTLHIYPKTAHWFMESDRPEYDPAAAKLAWERTFEFLKASL from the coding sequence ATGTCCACCATTCAATTAAGAGTTAACGACAGGTCGGTTAATGCGTATCTCGCCTCCCCCTCCAATGGTGGGCAGGGCGTATTGGTGTTGCCTTCGTGGTGGGGATTAAAACCCTTTTTCAAAGAGATTTGTGATCAACTTGCGGAACATGGGTATACGGCGCTCGCGCCTGATTACTACGACGGTCGCGTTGCAAAGACAATTGATGAAGCCAAGGAGTTACAAGGTTCAACAGAGGGAACGAATCCCGAATTGATAGGTGACATCGTCAGAGCCGCGAAGGAGCATCTTGTCTCGCTTACAAAAAACAAGATTGGCGTAATCGGTTTCTCAATGGGCACCTGGTGGTCTTTGGTGATGGCAGAAAGCGACCCCAATATCTCTGCCATTGTTTTATTTTACGGCACCGGAGACGTGGAATTCAGTACAGTGAAAGCAAAGGTTTTGGGGCATTACGCAGAAACGGATGAATGGGAATCGCTGGACAACGTCCGCGGGATGGAACAGGCAATGAAGAATGCCGGTATTGACGTGACGCTTCATATCTACCCGAAAACTGCCCATTGGTTCATGGAATCGGACCGCCCCGAATATGATCCCGCTGCCGCCAAGTTGGCATGGGAGCGGACGTTTGAGTTCCTGAAAGCCTCACTTTAG
- a CDS encoding four helix bundle protein: MSGLQHAQSFRDLIVYKKSRQLQQEIFNLSKKFPRDETFSLTDQIRRSSRSIGANLAEAWAKRRYEKHFISKLTDSDGEQMETQHWIETALDCEHIDKKTSVQLLDKCLEIGRMLGGMIDKADMFCGEPPRALREEVAEYIVLSDEDRLNVY, encoded by the coding sequence ATGAGCGGATTGCAACACGCGCAGAGTTTTAGGGATTTGATCGTTTATAAGAAGAGCCGCCAACTACAGCAGGAAATCTTTAATCTTTCGAAGAAATTTCCGAGGGACGAGACATTTTCCCTGACAGATCAAATCCGACGTTCTTCCCGCTCGATTGGCGCGAACCTCGCTGAAGCCTGGGCAAAGCGCAGATATGAAAAACACTTTATCAGCAAACTCACTGATTCGGATGGCGAGCAAATGGAAACTCAACACTGGATCGAAACTGCACTAGATTGTGAGCACATTGACAAAAAAACCAGCGTTCAACTTCTGGACAAATGTCTCGAAATCGGACGTATGTTAGGCGGCATGATTGATAAAGCCGATATGTTCTGCGGCGAACCACCTCGTGCACTCCGGGAAGAAGTGGCAGAATACATCGTCTTATCCGATGAAGACCGACTTAATGTTTACTGA